In the genome of Jaculus jaculus isolate mJacJac1 chromosome 11, mJacJac1.mat.Y.cur, whole genome shotgun sequence, the window cttgaaaaaaaaaagcaacaaaaaatacatgcacatacacacacacacacacacagttaagaaagagagaaagagagtgcgagagagaatgggcatgtcagggcctctatccattgtaaacaaactccagacacatgttccaccttctgcatctggttttacatgctactggggaatcgaacttgggtcctctggctttgtaggcaagcgccttaactgctaagctatctctccaaccctattttctatttttatttatgggctggagagatggcttattggttaaggcccttgcctacaaagccaaaggacccaggttcgattcctcagtaccttcataagccatatgcacaaagtggtgcatgcgtctggagtttgtttacaatggatagaggacctggcatgcccattctctctttttctctgcctcttcctctctttctctcaaataaataaagaaataacatttaaaaataaaaaagagaggtgctagagagatggtttagcagttaagtgcttgtctgtgaagcctaaggtgaagcctaaggaccccagttcgaggctcgattccccaggacccatgttagccagatacacaagggggcacatgcatttggagttcgtttgcagtggctggaggccctggcgtgcccattttctctctctgtcgctctcaaatgaataaataaataaaaataaacaaaaaaaaattttaaaggtgggGGGGTGttgaagaaatggttcagcagtaaatgtgcttgcctgcacagcccaaggatccaagtttgattctccagtatccacagaaagtcagatacacatgcatgtggaattcatttgcagtggctagaggccctggcacaccagtctctctatgtatctgcctctttcgttctctctctctctctctctctcaaatagtttGAGAGGTCTGAAGACgttctcagtggtagagcacttggccAGCTTTTGTGAGGAGCAGGGTTCTGTGCCCAATACCTCAGCTTGAGAGCTACACCCTTTGCCATCATGCTCTGCTTCTCACAGGGCAGAGTGGACTGGGCAAATCCACCATGGTGAACACACTGTTCAAGTCCAAGGCGTGGCAGTCGAACCTGCCCAGCCTGGAGGTGCCCATTCCACAGACACTGGAGCTACACTCGGTGACCCATGGTGAGTGACCCCCGCCTCCCACCGCCCTCCCTGCGCGGGTCATGTTCTCGCTGCTCTCTCCCTTGCAGTTATCGAGGAAAAGGGCTTAAAACTGAAGCTGACCGTGACTGATACGCCCGGTTTCGGGGACCAGATCAACAATGACAAGTGGTGGGTCCTGCAGGCTAGAGGTTCCTGCCCCTGAAACTTGAGGGAGAAACCCTTGCCCCCGAGGGGTCTGTCTGTGTCACcactgaacctcagtttccttgtctaCATAATGTATATGCTCAACTCACCCTCCAAAACGGAACCGCACTGAGTTTGTACGGGTCTCGGCTTGCTCTCTGGTATACACTGGGCAAGCAAGAAAGGCCATGGTGTCAGGGGAGACAGGCatccacattcctttaatccagaactttggtggctgaggcaggaggatcatgagttcataGCCAgctgagcaagaccctgtctcaaaattaaaagtaaataagggggaatggagagatggctcagcagttatggcacttgcccgaaaagcctaatgacccaagttcaattccccagtacccacataaagccagatacacaaagtggtgcatgcatctggagtctgttggcagcagctggaggccctggcacatgcattctctctcctctttctctgctagtCCTAACCCCTACAGGCGCAGCCCGGCCCGTAGGTGTGCTCATTTCACAGACCGGCATGCTGAGGCCTCAGGTGGAGAAGGACAGGGAGCTCTGGGCTCACTAACTAGCTAGCAGAGGAGCTCAGAAAGGAGGAGAGGGTGACCATGAGTGTCCCTTAAGATAGGCTGTCTTGAGGCTCAGAGGTGGCAGGCCCTGGGATATGGTTCTGAGGAGGGGTCTCTGCCTCAGCTGGGACCCTATCCTGAGCTACATCAACCAACAGTATGAACAGTACCTGCAGGAGGAGCTCCTCATCACCCGGCAGCGCCACATCCCCGACACCCGTGTGCACTGCTGCGTGTACTTCGTGCCACCCACTGGGCACTGGTGAGGTGGCTACGCCAGCTATTGCAAGGCCACATGcatggggaagggaggaggttgAGGGTCCCTGATGTGGGCTTTCAGtggctccccctcccccgccctgctcatccatgtgccaccaccaccactgccaccGCTGTGCCATCCGGGGTAGTCTGCGACCCCTGGACATTGAGTTCCTGCAGCGGCTGTGCCGGACTGTGAACGTGGTGCCAGTGATCGCCCGGGCTGACAGCCTGACCATTGAGGAACGAGATGCCTTCAGGAACCGGGTGACTTGAGAGTCTAAGGCAGGGCTACTGTCAGCGTGCAGAGAACAGAACAGACCGGGGAAGGCTGAGGCCACTTGTGCTTGGTTCCACAGATCCAGCAAGACATGAACACACACTGCATTGATGTGTACCCACAGAAGTGTTTGGATGAGGACATCAATGACAGGATCCTCAACAGCAAGATCCGGGTAAAAAGCTGTAGGGGTCATAtgtgtcagttttcttttttctttttctttttctttttacttacttgacagagaagaagagagagagagagagagaataggcacgccagggcctccagccactgcaaatgaattcaagacacatgcgcccccttgtgcatctggctaacgtgggtcctgggaaaatcaaatctgggtcctttggctttgtaggcaacaccttaaccactaagccatccctccagtcctcttttttcttttttttactttatttatttgagagaaagaggcagaaagagagagagagactaggtgtaccaggacctccagccactgcaaacaaaccccaggtgcatgcaccaccttgtacagctagcttatgtgggtcttggggaattgaacctgggtccttaggcttcgcaggcaaacgtcttaaccactaggctatgtCTCTAGCTcagcttcctcctttttttttttttagctcaagaccccagcccatgagatggtgCTGCCCGGGgtgagggtgggtcttcccacctcaatgaacccaatTTAGAAACTCCCACAGACATGCCTGGAAGgctgtttccatggtggttgTTTCTAGATTCTCACTGGATTGACAATCAACATTAATCGTCACAGAGGTGAAAGGTGAATGGGACTAAGATTCTGTCATCTTCTTTCCATTCATCCTTTCCACATGAAAttcatctctcttgctctctacagCTCAGGgaaatgtgtatatatgtctaACGATACAAATCTCACTGAgatttgagagatggctcagtggttaaaagcaccgtcttacaaaacctgacagcctgagtttgattccccaggacccatgtaagccagatacacaaggggatgtatGTGTTtgcagattgtttgcagtggttagaagccctggcacacccattctctctctctcaatctctctctctctctctctctctctctctctctctctctctctgcctcttcctctgtctctctctcaaatagatagataaataaataaataacttaaaaaaaaaaaagaactgtaggctatcaggcttttcaagcaagcccttttaactgttgagccatctctccagcccaattcaaatctttaactttttgtttttgtttaatagtttttatttatttatttattttacttgacaacaagagacagagagagaatgggcacatcaaggggcctccagccactgcaaacaaactccagatgggcatgtgcccccttgtgcatctggctaatgtgggtcctgaggaattgaacctgggtcctttgcctttgcaggcaagcacctgaaccactaagccatcccttcagcccctgtttttttttttttttttttttttttttttgattttcgaggtagggtctcactctagcccaggctgacctggaattcactatggagtctcagggtggcctcgaactcatggcgatcctcctacctctgcctcccaagtgctgggattaaaggcgtgcgccaccacgcccagcagcccctgtttttttgttgttgttgtttgtttgtttttgagatagggtctcactctagctcaggctaacctggaattcactatgtaaactcagggtggccttgaacttgtggtgatcctcctacctctgcctccccagtgatgggattaaaggcgtgcaccaccacgccagcctTCTGCCTCTGGAAACCGATTGGAGACACAagtgctaccttctgcatctaattttacatgggtactggggaatccaacctaggccatcaggttttgtaatcACGTTTCTTTAGccgcagagccatcttcccaaccccctggtttgttttttttttttttttttttttgagtgacagacacacagagaaagaggcagatagatagaaagaaagagagagaatgggtactccagggccttcagccactgcaaaggaactccagatgtatagaCCAtgttgtgcagctggtttacgtgCGTCCTGAGGAGTCGAGCTTTGaattggtcctcaggcttcataggcaaatgcttaaccgctacgccatctctccagccccctggtttggtttggtttggtttctaaTTTGACTGACTGACCATGGGTtccagtgaccctcctgtctctgctggcCTCAACCCCGGGGTTACAGGCATTCACAGCCAAACCTGGCTTtggacatgggtgctgggagaccagacccagggcttcctgctcacacagaaaacactcctacccactgggcaatctccccagccttggatCCCTTAGTTTTGTGCTCCGCCTCCTGCCTTGGTGCCTCCTCTTGCCCCATCCGCATTGAGGAttcctgtctcttcccttcccctagAAGCAGATCCCCTTTGCAGTGGTGGGGGCTGATCGAGAGCACCTAGTGAATGGGAGGTGTGTCCTGGGCCGGAAGACCAAGTGGGGTGTCATTGAAGGTGAGTTCAGGAACTTGGGGAGCCTCCAAGGTTGGGCAGAAATCAAAGATGCCCTAACCCTATGGCATCCTTGGCACCCCTCACTTTGCATCTATGGGCTCAACAAAATTTAACATGGCCCTACCACGTGGGGGGCACGATGGCGTGCAGTTCCCAAGGAGATGCGGTGAAAGCAGGGCTGACAAAGTCCGTCTCCACTGAGCTCGTGTGACAACAATCAAGGGAAACTCACAGTGAATAAAATTGGTGGTGGTGTCGGGCAGAACGGAAAGGCACTAGCTTAGAAAGCACCAGAAAGACCTGCTGAGAGCAAGGCTGGAAGTGAAAGTAAGAGACAAGGAATGGCCAAGGCCAGGCCCCTGACTTATTTATGAGGCTTATAAGTGTtttatggccgggcatggtggcacacacctttaatcccaacacttgggaggcagaggtaggtggatcgccatgagttcgaggccaccctaagactccatagtgaatcccaggtcagcctgggctacagtgagaccctacctcaaaaaaaaaaaaaaaaaaaaactaaataaaaaaggtTTGATGCTCTTGTTCATGTGGGTGGGCtctttcatgtgtatgtgcaggacAGAGAACAATTTTGAGTGTCATCTATAGGACTGCCTACCTCTgctgtgctgggatgaaaggcatgtgccaccatgcccggctctggtggtattttaaatttcatttatttattttggttttctgagacaggagctcactgtgtagctctggctgcctggaacttgctatgtagaccaggctagctcAAATTCCTATGGCtccacctgcctctgtctcccaagtgctggggttacatgtCTGGCTTCacttttagttttgtttggttttggttttcaaggtagagtctcactcttctcagcctgacctagaattcaccatgcagtctcagggtggccttgaattcacagtgatcctcctacttctgcctaccaagatctgggattaaaggcatacgccaccatgcccggccctggctttaccattttagcacattatttatttgtacaactcatgccatggtctcttgacactgcaaacaaacactagacactTGTATCACTTTTTTCTGCATCTGGTCTTCTGTGTTTGGCTTGGCAACTGAACCCACACTAACAGGctttggaaacacacacacaccttcaactgctgagccatttccccagccccttcaccTTTTCTCAGgacaatatattttacttattttttatttatttagtaagacagatagagagagtgggagagggagggagggagggagggagagaataggcatgccagggcctctagccactgcagataactccagatgtatgtgccatcttgtgcatctggcttatgtgggttctggggaattgaacctggatccttagacttagtaagcaagcaccttaattgctaagccatctctctaggccaggaCAAGATCTTTTATCACTGGGCAttgtggcaaacacctttaatcccagcacttgggagatagaggtaggaggatttccatgagttcaaggccaccctgagagtacatactgaattccaggcctgggctagagtgggaccctaccttgaaccccccccccaaaaaaaaaaagatctttcatTACCATGGAGCCCACaagttaggctagactagctagccagcaagctttaGGGATCATCGTGTCTTTGTTTCCCCAGctttggcattacaggtgtggtgccaccatgcctggcatgttatgtgggtactggggatcaaactggggCAAGCACTTTACGCACGGAGCGATCATTCCCAGATTCACAGtttattattaccattattagGGCTATATGTAGCCTGGCACAATGATATACTTATAACCActggagagaggaaggcaggaggagcagaagttcaaaaccaccctgggctaaatagcaagtttgaggttagcctgggcttcataagaccctgtctcaagaataaAAAGAGATATTTGTGCATCACCTAAGGTACAACATGATGAGGGGCAGTTCATCTTTTCACTAATGTTTGCAGGAGCCACTGTACCAGGCCCTGAGACACAgcaatgactgaatgagtgaatAATGAGTGCATGCGTAAACCAAGGGAGAAGAGATTGATGTGACAGTGAGGACTAAGGGGAAAGGCAGGTCTCAGGTGTCACTAGAGCACGCGGCAGGCACTTTCTCAGTGCTCACTGAGGAGGCAAAGCCATGTCAGGCCCCATGTTTTGCAGTGGAGAACGTGGCACACTGTGAGTTTCTTCTCCTGAGAGACCTGCTCATCCGGTGAGACCTGAGGCACCCTGGGGTTGAGTGACTGGAAAGGGGGCTCAAAGCTACCACCCCAGGGCTGACCTGTGCCTCTCATTCAGGTCCCATCTCCAGGACCTGAAGGACATCACCCACAATGTCCACTATGAGAACTACCGCGTCCTCAGACTCAACGAGAGCCACCAGCTGCCCCGA includes:
- the Septin12 gene encoding septin-12 encodes the protein MDERRVLSPSSSRPSSPRTPPCEMLGSVGIEAVLDQLRIKAMKTGFEFNIMVVGQSGLGKSTMVNTLFKSKAWQSNLPSLEVPIPQTLELHSVTHVIEEKGLKLKLTVTDTPGFGDQINNDKCWDPILSYINQQYEQYLQEELLITRQRHIPDTRVHCCVYFVPPTGHCLRPLDIEFLQRLCRTVNVVPVIARADSLTIEERDAFRNRIQQDMNTHCIDVYPQKCLDEDINDRILNSKIRKQIPFAVVGADREHLVNGRCVLGRKTKWGVIEVENVAHCEFLLLRDLLIRSHLQDLKDITHNVHYENYRVLRLNESHQLPRGPGWVNLAPASPGQLTSPGPGKASRKSYRDTKDDEC